In a genomic window of Lycium ferocissimum isolate CSIRO_LF1 chromosome 9, AGI_CSIRO_Lferr_CH_V1, whole genome shotgun sequence:
- the LOC132031119 gene encoding peroxidase 27-like gives MALPRHFVVLILQLILVPLAFNFSNAQGLKHGFYRKTCPKVEAIVRKTTAEYISKAPTLTSPLLRMHFHDCFVRGCDGSVLLNSTKNNQAERDALPNQSLRGFQVINGVKFALEDNCPGVVSCADILALVARDVVSMIKGPYWKVPLGRRDGRVSSIDEALNLLPPPFANISSLKQQFASLGLNAKDLVVLSGGHTIGTSHCSAFTNRMYNFTGKGDTDPTMDPNYIARLKLRCSPTDVTTLVEMDPGSFRTFDEKYYTLVAKRRGLFQSDAALLDDIETKAYVKRQALTHGSTFFKDFGKSMIKMGKIGVLTGNAGEIRKRCDFVN, from the exons ATGGCTTTGCCAAGGCATTTTGTAGTGCTAATTCTTCAATTGATTCTTGTCCCTCTTGCATTTAACTTTTCTAATGCACAGGGTTTGAAACATGGCTTCTACAGAAAGACATGTCCTAAAGTTGAGGCAATTGTGAGAAAGACAACTGCTGAATACATTTCTAAGGCACCAACTCTAACTTCTCCTTTGCTTAGGATGCACTTCCATGATTGCTTTGTTAgg GGATGTGATGGTTCTGTACTGCTAAACTCAACCAAAAATAATCAAGCAGAGAGAGATGCGCTACCAAACCAATCTCTCAGAGGATTCCAAGTGATTAATGGTGTTAAATTTGCACTAGAAGATAATTGTCCTGGTGTGGTCTCTTGTGCAGATATCCTAGCCTTAGTAGCTAGGGATGTTGTTTCTATG ATTAAAGGACCATATTGGAAAGTACCCTTGGGAAGAAGAGATGGGAGAGTGTCAAGCATTGATGAAGCCTTGAACCTTTTACCACCTCCTTTTGCAAACATCTCTTCCCTTAAACAACAGTTTGCCTCTCTTGGTTTGAATGCAAAAGACCTTGTGGTTCTATCAG GTGGACATACCATTGGAACTTCTCATTGTTCCGCCTTCACAAACAGAATGTACAATTTCACTGGCAAAGGTGACACTGATCCAACAATGGACCCAAATTACATAGCCCGTTTGAAACTCAGATGTAGCCCAACTGATGTGACAACACTTGTAGAAATGGATCCCGGAAGTTTTAGGAcatttgatgaaaaatattacACCCTTGTGGCCAAAAGAAGAGGGCTTTTCCAATCTGATGCTGCACTTCTTGATGACATTGAGACTAAAGCTTATGTTAAACGTCAAGCACTTACACATGGCTCTacattttttaaagattttggtAAATCCATGATAAAAATGGGCAAGATTGGAGTCTTAACTGGAAATGCTGGTGAAATCAGAAAACGTTGTGATTTTGTTAATTAA
- the LOC132031973 gene encoding LOW QUALITY PROTEIN: GATA transcription factor 21-like (The sequence of the model RefSeq protein was modified relative to this genomic sequence to represent the inferred CDS: inserted 1 base in 1 codon), which translates to STSSSANSSCQTFFNISTTNDQDQIGYNYHTQFHQPQHQHEVDNFASGSGSHDHVEKKNKGLKLTLWKKGVKKMKNSDGASMEVANTTNHTNIKLKLEDQKQHMETDYSGNSSSNNIPIRVCSDCNTTKTPLWRSGPKGPRSLCNECGIRQRKARRAMAAAAAAANGTNITSTETSTTTTMKIKVQQQKQKITKXNTNHVVPFKKRCKFLTNSNTTTTPPAPAPAPRVESSSSSYNNNNAQQKKLCFEDFFVNLSNNLAIHRVFPQDEKEAAILLMALSSGLVHG; encoded by the exons TCAACTTCATCATCTGCAAACTCGTCTTGTCAAACTTTCTTCAATATCTCAACTACTAATGATCAAGATCAAATAGGATATAATTATCATACTCAATTTCACCAGCCACAACACCAACACGAG GTTGATAATTTTGCTTCGGGAAGTGGATCACATGATCATGTAGAGAAGAAAAACAAGGGCCTCAAATTAACCTTGTGGAAAAAAGgagtgaagaaaatgaagaattcAGATGGTGCAAGCATGGAAGTGGCAAATACTACTAATCATACGAATATCaaattgaaattggaagatcAAAAACAGCATATGGAAACTGATTACAGCGGCAACAGCTCTTCCAACAATATCCCAATTAGGGTTTGTTCTGATTGCAACACTACTAAGACCCCTCTTTGGAGAAGTGGTCCTAAAGGCCCTAGg TCGCTGTGTAACGAATGTGGAATTCGACAAAGGAAAGCAAGACGAGCAATGGCAGCAGCGGCAGCAGCAGCAAATGGGACAAATATCACAAGTACtgaaacatcaacaacaactacaatgaAGATAAAGGTACAACAACAGAAACAAAAGATAACAA TGAATACCAATCATGTTGTACCCTTCAAGAAAAGGTGCAAATTCTTAACTAATAGTAATACTACTACTACTCCTCCGGCTCCTGCTCCTGCTCCTCGTgttgaatcatcatcatcatcttataaTAACAACAATGCGCAACAAAAGAAGCTTTGTTTCGAGGATTTCTTCGTGAATTTGAGCAATAATTTGGCAATCCATCGCGTTTTCCCACAGGATGAGAAGGAAGCTGCAATCTTGCTAATGGCATTATCTAGTGGCCTTGTTCATGGTTGA